Proteins encoded by one window of Antechinus flavipes isolate AdamAnt ecotype Samford, QLD, Australia chromosome 4, AdamAnt_v2, whole genome shotgun sequence:
- the KAT7 gene encoding histone acetyltransferase KAT7 isoform X1 produces MPRRKRNAGSSSDGTEDSDFSTDIEHTDSSESDGTSRRSARVTRSSARLSQSSQDSSPVRNLQSFGSEEPAYSTRRVTRSQQQPTPVTPKKYPLRQTRSSGSETEQVVDFSDRDTKNTADHDESPPRTPTGNAPSSESDIDISSPNVSHDESIAKDMSIKDSGSDLSHRPKRRRFHESYNFNMKCPTPGCNSLGHLTGKHERHFSISGCPLYHNLSADECKVRAQSRDKQIEERMLSHRQDDNNRHATRHQAPTERQLRYKEKVAELRKKRNSGLSKEQKEKYMEHRQTYGSTREPLLENLTSEYDLDLFRRAQARASEDLEKLRLQGQITEGSNMIKTIAFGRYELDTWYHSPYPEEYARLGRLYMCEFCLKYMKSQTILRRHMAKCVWKHPPGDEIYRKGSISVFEVDGKKNKIYCQNLCLLAKLFLDHKTLYYDVEPFLFYVMTEADNTGCHLIGYFSKEKNSFLNYNVSCILTMPQYMRQGYGKMLIDFSYLLSKVEEKVGSPERPLSDLGLISYRSYWKEVLLRYLHNFQGKEISIKEISQETAVNPVDIVSTLQALQMLKYWKGKHLVLKRQDLIDEWIAKEAKRSNTNKTMDPSCLKWTPPKGT; encoded by the exons ATGCCGCGAAGGAAG AGGAATGCAGGCAGTAGTTCTGATGGAACCGAAGATTCCGATTTCTCTACAGATATTGAGCATACAGATAGTTCAGAAAGTGATGGGACATCCCGGCGATCTGCTCGAGTTACCCGATCTTCAGCCAGGCTGAGTCAGAGTTCTCAAG ATTCTAGCCCGGTTCGGAATTTGCAGTCATTTGGCTCTGAAGAGCCAGCCTATTCCACTAGAAGAGTGACCCGTAGTCAACAGCAGCCCACGCCTGTAACACCCAAAAAATACCCACTCCGGCAGACTCGCTCATCTGGCTCAGAAACTGAGCAAGTGGTTGATTTTTCAGATCGAG ATACTAAGAACACAGCAGATCATGATGAGTCTCCACCCCGAACTCCTACTGGCAACGCACCCTCTTCTGAGTCTGACATAGACATCTCCAGTCCCAATGTGTCCCATGATGAAAGTATTGCCAAGGACATGTCCATAAAGGATTCTGGCAGTGACCTGTCTCATCGCCCTAAGCGCCGCCGCTTCCATGAAAGCTACAATTTCAATATGAAGTGCCCAACTCCAGGCTGTAACTCTCTAG GGCATCTAACAGGGAAACATGAAAGACACTTCTCCATATCTGGATGCCCACTGTATCATAATCTTTCAGCTGATGAATGCAAG gtAAGAGCACAGAGCAGGGATAAGCAGATAGAAGAGAGAATGCTATCCCACAGGCAAGATGACAACAATAGGCATGCAACCAGGCACCAG GCACCAACAGAAAGGCAGCTTCGGTATAAGGAGAAGGTGGCTGAGCTCAGGAAGAAGAGGAACTCTGGACTGAGCAAAGAGCAGAAGGAGAAATATATG GAGCACAGACAAACTTATGGAAGCACCCGGGAGCCTCTCCTGGAAAACCTGACCAGCGAGTATGATTTGGACCTTTTCCGAAGGGCACAAGCTCGAGCATCAGAGGATTTG GAGAAGTTGCGGCTGCAGGGCCAAATCACAGAGGGCAGCAACATGATCAAAACAATTGCCTTTGGACGATATGAGTTAGATACCTGGTACCATTCGCCCTATCCAGAAGAGTATGCACGTTTGGGACGGCTCTATATGTGCGAATTCTGTCTCAAATACATGAAGAGCCAAACAATACTTCGTCGACACATG gCAAAATGTGTATGGAAACATCCACCAGGAGATGAGATCTATCGTAAAGGCTCCATTTCTGTGTTTGAAGTTGATGGCAAGAAGAACAAG ATATATTGCCAGAACCTCTGCCTGCTGGCCAAGCTTTTCCTGGACCATAAGACACTATATTATGATGTGgagcccttcctcttctatgtCATGACAGAAGCTGACAACACTGGTTGTCACCTGATTGGGTACTTTTCCAAG gaaaagaattcatttctcAATTATAATGTTTCCTGCATCCTCACCATGCCTCAGTACATGCGACAAGGCTATGGCAAGATGCTCATTGATTTCA GTTATTTGCTTTCCAAAGTAGAAGAAAAGGTTGGCTCTCCAGAACGCCCATTGTCTGATTTGGGCCTCATCAGCTACCGGAGTTACTGGAAAGAAGTGTTGCTAAGATATTTGCATAATTTTCAAGGCAAAGAAATCTCTATTAAAG AAATCAGCCAGGAGACTGCAGTGAATCCTGTGGACATTGTCAGTACCCTGCAGGCCCTTCAGATGCTCAAATATTGGAAAGGGAAACACCTGGTTCTAAAAAGacag GACTTGATCGATGAGTGGATAGCCAAAGAGGCAAAGAGATCCAACACCAATAAGACCATGGATCCCAGCTGTTTGAAATGGACCCCTCCCAAAGGAACTTAA
- the KAT7 gene encoding histone acetyltransferase KAT7 isoform X2: MPRRKRNAGSSSDGTEDSDFSTDIEHTDSSESDGTSRRSARVTRSSARLSQSSQDSSPVRNLQSFGSEEPAYSTRRVTRSQQQPTPVTPKKYPLRQTRSSGSETEQVVDFSDRDTKNTADHDESPPRTPTGNAPSSESDIDISSPNVSHDESIAKDMSIKDSGSDLSHRPKRRRFHESYNFNMKCPTPGCNSLGHLTGKHERHFSISGCPLYHNLSADECKAPTERQLRYKEKVAELRKKRNSGLSKEQKEKYMEHRQTYGSTREPLLENLTSEYDLDLFRRAQARASEDLEKLRLQGQITEGSNMIKTIAFGRYELDTWYHSPYPEEYARLGRLYMCEFCLKYMKSQTILRRHMAKCVWKHPPGDEIYRKGSISVFEVDGKKNKIYCQNLCLLAKLFLDHKTLYYDVEPFLFYVMTEADNTGCHLIGYFSKEKNSFLNYNVSCILTMPQYMRQGYGKMLIDFSYLLSKVEEKVGSPERPLSDLGLISYRSYWKEVLLRYLHNFQGKEISIKEISQETAVNPVDIVSTLQALQMLKYWKGKHLVLKRQDLIDEWIAKEAKRSNTNKTMDPSCLKWTPPKGT; encoded by the exons ATGCCGCGAAGGAAG AGGAATGCAGGCAGTAGTTCTGATGGAACCGAAGATTCCGATTTCTCTACAGATATTGAGCATACAGATAGTTCAGAAAGTGATGGGACATCCCGGCGATCTGCTCGAGTTACCCGATCTTCAGCCAGGCTGAGTCAGAGTTCTCAAG ATTCTAGCCCGGTTCGGAATTTGCAGTCATTTGGCTCTGAAGAGCCAGCCTATTCCACTAGAAGAGTGACCCGTAGTCAACAGCAGCCCACGCCTGTAACACCCAAAAAATACCCACTCCGGCAGACTCGCTCATCTGGCTCAGAAACTGAGCAAGTGGTTGATTTTTCAGATCGAG ATACTAAGAACACAGCAGATCATGATGAGTCTCCACCCCGAACTCCTACTGGCAACGCACCCTCTTCTGAGTCTGACATAGACATCTCCAGTCCCAATGTGTCCCATGATGAAAGTATTGCCAAGGACATGTCCATAAAGGATTCTGGCAGTGACCTGTCTCATCGCCCTAAGCGCCGCCGCTTCCATGAAAGCTACAATTTCAATATGAAGTGCCCAACTCCAGGCTGTAACTCTCTAG GGCATCTAACAGGGAAACATGAAAGACACTTCTCCATATCTGGATGCCCACTGTATCATAATCTTTCAGCTGATGAATGCAAG GCACCAACAGAAAGGCAGCTTCGGTATAAGGAGAAGGTGGCTGAGCTCAGGAAGAAGAGGAACTCTGGACTGAGCAAAGAGCAGAAGGAGAAATATATG GAGCACAGACAAACTTATGGAAGCACCCGGGAGCCTCTCCTGGAAAACCTGACCAGCGAGTATGATTTGGACCTTTTCCGAAGGGCACAAGCTCGAGCATCAGAGGATTTG GAGAAGTTGCGGCTGCAGGGCCAAATCACAGAGGGCAGCAACATGATCAAAACAATTGCCTTTGGACGATATGAGTTAGATACCTGGTACCATTCGCCCTATCCAGAAGAGTATGCACGTTTGGGACGGCTCTATATGTGCGAATTCTGTCTCAAATACATGAAGAGCCAAACAATACTTCGTCGACACATG gCAAAATGTGTATGGAAACATCCACCAGGAGATGAGATCTATCGTAAAGGCTCCATTTCTGTGTTTGAAGTTGATGGCAAGAAGAACAAG ATATATTGCCAGAACCTCTGCCTGCTGGCCAAGCTTTTCCTGGACCATAAGACACTATATTATGATGTGgagcccttcctcttctatgtCATGACAGAAGCTGACAACACTGGTTGTCACCTGATTGGGTACTTTTCCAAG gaaaagaattcatttctcAATTATAATGTTTCCTGCATCCTCACCATGCCTCAGTACATGCGACAAGGCTATGGCAAGATGCTCATTGATTTCA GTTATTTGCTTTCCAAAGTAGAAGAAAAGGTTGGCTCTCCAGAACGCCCATTGTCTGATTTGGGCCTCATCAGCTACCGGAGTTACTGGAAAGAAGTGTTGCTAAGATATTTGCATAATTTTCAAGGCAAAGAAATCTCTATTAAAG AAATCAGCCAGGAGACTGCAGTGAATCCTGTGGACATTGTCAGTACCCTGCAGGCCCTTCAGATGCTCAAATATTGGAAAGGGAAACACCTGGTTCTAAAAAGacag GACTTGATCGATGAGTGGATAGCCAAAGAGGCAAAGAGATCCAACACCAATAAGACCATGGATCCCAGCTGTTTGAAATGGACCCCTCCCAAAGGAACTTAA